TCATGGTTTTTAGTGATTCTAATCCATTGCCACTTGCTAGATACCAGTATTCAGGATCAAGATAAATGATTTTATTATTTGTAGCAGCGTTAGTTTTAGCCACAAGAGCATTATCAAGTATACCTTGTGCGCGTTCTTTGTTGCCTACGATGATATTTCTATCGACTACAAATAGATAATCAGGATTTTTTTCTAGTATAAATTCAGAATTAATGCTTTTTCCATGTGTACCCACTTTTACATTTTCATCCACAGCATTAATACCTAAAACATCGTGAATGATTCCAAAGCGAGATTGAGGTCCAAAAGCAGAAATTTTGTTAGAATTTGTTAGAACAATAAGAGCTCTTTTGTCTTCATCTACTATGCTTTTTGCTTGCTCTATCTCATTTTTAATATCTGCAATTTTTTCAGAAGCTTCTTTTTCTAAGCCATAAAGTTTTGCAACGCTTAAAACATTATTTTCAAAAGAGCTTAAGAAATTCGCATTGTCAAGTCCTACAAACATAGTTGGAGCGATTT
The window above is part of the Campylobacter coli genome. Proteins encoded here:
- a CDS encoding siderophore ABC transporter substrate-binding protein, which codes for MKKSLVFAFFAFFLSLILTACDSKSNENNASAATKTSTTVKVIPISMSDEGDSFLVKDSLGENKIPKNPSKVVILDLGILDTFHALRLNDNVAGVPAKNLPKYLQQFKDKPSVGGVQQVDFEAINALKPDLIIISGRQSKFYEKLKEIAPTMFVGLDNANFLSSFENNVLSVAKLYGLEKEASEKIADIKNEIEQAKSIVDEDKRALIVLTNSNKISAFGPQSRFGIIHDVLGINAVDENVKVGTHGKSINSEFILEKNPDYLFVVDRNIIVGNKERAQGILDNALVAKTNAATNNKIIYLDPEYWYLASGNGLESLKTMILEVTNAIK